AGGGTAGAGCTCATTTGGTTTCTTCGACTTGATGCTGAGGCTTAGACAAAgtcttgaaataaaaaattaatgtatcaATTACTATAGTTCATATACAGCAAAGTTTTCAGATACAGAAGAATCCTGTGTTCAGATCTGTATCAGATTGCAGATGCTCAAGTGCAGACATGTCCCAATGCAGTGGTTTAAGTAGTTAATTGAATGCGTGGTTATCTAAAGAAGGTATGACTGAATCATCAATGTCCTTGCCAACCTGTACCACATGATTGCATGGCTAATTCAACTCCTGCAGCTTTAGGGCACTGGAGAGCTCAAACATACTTCAGCAGCTTTGGATCACTTAATTTCACTTATGTTTAATCAGACAATTTTAGACTCTCCAAAATGATGCCTTAAAAAAAAgctgtataatattataaaaataaaaaacttagtatgatttcatcagagggaggaacaggatAGGAGATGAGGGaaggttcttttatttttcatcactgaTTTCACCAGCAAATCTCAAAAGCCCAAACCTACATCAAATAATTTAAACAGAAGtggcattttttttcatatggaatGCAAAATGCACACATTCACATacttacatatacataaatatatacatttatgtttccTTTACAAAGCTTCAAAGGTTGCATTACCAGCATGCAAACCTCTTCTTCCATGGAAATTCCTAATACTGACAAGGAATGTCTAGAATACTTAGAGACATATTTCCAGAAAACtggactttcttcttttcttggctCTTAGAAAATTTTCCTGCCAAACTTCTAccaatgatcatttaaaaaaatttacactcACATTGGTAATACACACTTAAAACATATTAAGAAAATGGCCACCTTGGacttaagaaaaatgaggaaaaaaaaaatcccacaataaAATCTAAACCCTTAAAAGGTGGAGTTtagctttttatattctttttcagccACATTATGTTGCATCACTGTTAAAACAGAAGCAGCATATTATccaagatatttgcaaataatatatgtGTCACGTTTCCCAGCTGCTATCTTTAAATGCAATTTGTACTAATCTGAGTTCTAGTTCAAAAGCATCTGGACGATCCTGAGGGTTTGCAGCCAGCATTTCCTTAATCAGTTGTTTCATTCGCCCATTCATAGACTTTTTCTTCACAGGAATGAGAAGTTCCATTTTGGGATTTTCAAGAAGTGCCTCCCCAACAGGCACGATCTCAGTTCCTTGTTTTACATAACTCCCCAAGagttccttctttgtctctgtgtctATGAATGTGATCCTTTCCAGCATTGCCCAGATGATAATCCCCAGAGCAAAGATGTCAGCTTTTGCTGTGTAATGTCCCTCCCACACTTCAGGGGCCATGTAGAAATCTGTTCCACACGCTGTGGAAAGGAAACACTTGTTTACACTGACAGGTTCTTCTGGATTCTGCCCAAATGCTGAACAAACTTTACTTAGACCAAAATCAGCCACTTTTAGTGTGGGTTCCAAGTCACTGGTATCCAACCGGCTTTGAGAAATCAGGATGTTATCAGGCTTTAGATCTCGATGGATGATCTGGTTTTTATGCAAGAAAGCCAGGGCACTGCTCAGCTGAAGCATGAAGCTGGTGTTAGTTTTACGATTGGGTTTCCTGGACAACAGATACTCATTCATATCTCCTCCGTCACAAAAATCCATCACAAACCACAAGTAATAGGCGCTTCTGGGATCAAAGGCAATTTCTCCCTTTAGTGAAGTCTCTACAAgctacaagaaataaaaaaacagattACAATCATCTGCACAGTTTATACAATTCAGCTATAGAGAAAGAGTTACTGATTAAGTTAGTCTCCAATGTTAAGTGAAAAttccatgaatattttatttggtcAGTGCTTtcatatgtgcattttattttaaactttagtaCTTCAACctgtcactttttttaaaaaattaattaatttatttatttttggctgtgttgggtcttcgtttctgtgcgagggctttctctagttgcggcgagcgggggccactcttcatcgcggtgcgcgggcctctcactatcgcggcctctcgttgcggagcacgggctccagacgcgcaggctcagtagttgtggctcacgggcctagttgctctgcggcatgtgggatcttcctagagccgggcttgaacccgtgtgccctgcattggcaggcagattctcaaccactgcgccaccagggaagcccccctgtcaCTTTGTCCCTAACAAATACACACCAAATCTCCAAGTCAAGAGgtaaaaacttatttaaaaatagctttattctGAGGAGTATCCAACTGGCTATACATTTTCTACATGTTGCAATGGAGATGAACTCTAACCATCTAGTTAACAGCTTCCTGAAAAGACCAAAGTTTCAGCAGGTAGATTTGCCAGCTGGGGAATAAACATCAATTAGGAAGTTCTATTCCATGAAACTGCCTGAAATCTACTTCTTGCATATTGCACTTACACTATCAACATAATCTGTGAAACTGAGAGAAAATTATGAAGGAACAACCAGTTGTTATAGAAATAAAGTACTCCTGTAGTCACTGATAAAACTAAAGACATCATTACTTCATAAACTTCTACAAGCAGAATGCAAATATGTTGGCTATCTCTATCAATAGATGGCTTCTAAAAAccaatttataaaaatcatacatgcattttgatataaaaattcaaatctgAGTTTGTATGTCTGTTTGATACAAGCTGAAAATCTAGAATAAACCACTGTTTTACTCATATTATCTAATTATAACTCTCCTACTACCTGAAATTCAAGATTAATTACTTCACTGAACATGAACTATCATTCTAAAATACAGTGCTTTGAAAGCATTTGTCCTATGGTGTCCTTTTCAGGCCCATGGGTTGAATAGAAACTCAGTAGGGAAGGTGAGGAGTTGCTGAAGATTGAGTGAACCgctaattttatgtttaaatctactagtatttccttttgtctttttggtgggcagagGCAAAGAACGCCTCTCCGTGCCATCTCTCCCAATGGCAAACAGCCATAATTGCAATGGTCTGCAGATGTCTTCTTTGCATACATTTTCCTTGTTGCATGTGTTTGCCACtgagacagaaaatgaaagaacagaaaggtCCAGATCATACAATTATTTACCAGGTGCACTGTTACTAAATATGCTGAGATTAAAGATGAGCACCATcactcttccttcatttcttctcttcttctgtcttcATTCTCAAAAGAAAACTTCCTAAATAGCTTTGAGCAATGCAGACTTCCAGAATTCAAATGATGGTTTAGAGTAAAGCCAGAtagtagatattttaggcttGACAAACCACATAAGGTCTCTGttccatattctttttccttttctttctttcttcttctttttttttaaacaactctttaaaaatgtaaaaactatttttagtatccaggccatacaaaaacaggctgaGGGCTATAGTCTGAGGGCCCCTGGTTGAGAGCTACAGAAATACAGATCCCAGTCTGCTTACTGTCACGTGTAGAGGATGCTAGCCATTGGTTCTCTTGCCTGAAGTCCTTTAACAGCTTCCCTGCTCTCTTAGGATATAGTTTAAGCTCTTTAACATGGGCTATGGGATCCTGTGTGCTCTGACCCTGGCTGATCTTTCTAGCCTCATCTAAAACAACTCTCCCTGTATACTGCAGTCttagtattttctttcaatttttataacGCTTCATGCTTTTTGCTTCTAGACATTTGTATGTATAGTTACTTCTGCCTGGGAAGTTTTCTCAGTCACTCACCTGGCTAACTCCTATTCACCTTGCAAGTTTCAGTTGAAACAGTTCTTAATTCCTGAACCCCAGGATTATGTCAGGTTCCCTACTCTATGTGCCTATACCATCTTGTACTTTTTATTCATGACACTCATCACAAGTATACATATTGGCCACTAAGTTCCTATGCATAAGATGTATCCTctgttaattatttgttttacatttcttctaGGTGAGGTTTTCAGCTATCAGGAACTGACTGAATGATTCCAAATGAGAACAAGGAAGATATCTagaaaaacatggagaaaaaaaatttatgtacagAATGGTAAGACCATGTATAGAGACTCTGTGGTCACACTATAGATTTGTTTGTCTTTACTACATGTAAATACTGGTTGTCTTTACTAGTGTAAATTTAGAGTAGGCACTTGCTAAAGCGTGGATGAATGTCTGGTTAATGAAATAAATCCATAAAAAAGACTATTTTAATAGAGTTGCTTATTACTGAATACCTCCTATGTGCCAAGTATTGTATCTACATCACCTCTAATTTTGACAACTCCCATGGAAGGTAGAAATTATTATTCCTTACATATGAAGATACAGACGCTGGGAAAACGTGGGTTAGGtatccaaggtcatacagctagcaaAAAATGCCACAAGTCAAACACAGGTCTATTAGacttaaaaatgatgaaataaattactAAACAAGAAGGTActttcgattaaaaaaaaaatcactgaatcaaGTCTGGAAGTACTTTACATCTTAAAGCCTTGAAAGATTAGCTGGTTAATGCCTAGTTACTGTAACAGTTGCTTGATCTGGACTCAAGGATACCATCAGTACTTGCAAAGACATCATATGTTTAAATGTCTTTGCACTTGTAGTCTGATTATGCACTTTAGTCTCCAAAATTCAATGCAAAGTCCAGCAAGGTTCTATCCACTTTTAGGAGGGAATGCGGTAGGAatgtttctgatattttctatcaTTGCAACATACATAATAagcacttttagaaaaaaatacaataaaacaaacagaggCTAAACAGTTGTGTTTTATATCCCTTATCTTAAGAGAGAAAACTTCAGGGCATAGCATGCTAAACTTGCAGTATAAATTAAGTTCTTAAGACTGATATTTGTTTACCATACAATGAAACTTGCAAGTTTCTAATTACACAGAATAATGCGTTCGTTTTCTTTGTTGTTCCTAGTCCAAAAGCTTGTTGTTTTTAAACAGACTTTTGTACCCTGACGGTAAATTCTGAATTTAGACACACTCATGGCAAGTTGTTTCCTATTCCAGGAATAACTGGACTTAAGAAATTTTGCTCTGGCCTTTAACTAGCTATGTCTTAAGTATCTTTTCTCTTCATCAAGTGTAGAGCTACTAGAGATTTTGTCCTATGGCAGAagccaatcttaaaaaaaaaaaaaaagattttgttttgctaTATTAATGCTTTCCCCAGGTCTACAGAAGAGTAATTTGGAGGCAAACAGTAATCTGGAGGTTAAAAGAGCACAAGTTTTAGCTGCTGGATACTCCTACATTTAGCTCCCAATTCTGCCACTTGCTATGTGATTCTGGATAAATTCATTATCtattctaagcctcagtttcttcatttgtaatgaTGCTAATAATAGTACTTTCCTCATAGGCTTGCTCTGAGTACAGAGCATGGAATGAGTAGGAACCCAAATGTTAGCTATCAGCACTGTTAATAACATTCAGGTGCTACACCACATACTCCATGAAAATTCACTGGAATTGCATGGTTAAGACATTAAATAACCTTCTAAAACAGGAGAGGCTTATGTTGAAGCCAGTGATATATAAAGAAATGCCCAGTTACCTATAGGTACTACTACTAGTTGTacagtttttccttctcttctgtattCAGTTCCAAAAAAACTGATTTCAAATAAGTGAACTAATTAGACTCTCGTCTCGATCACTTCTCTAGTTCTTATGCTGCCCCCATTCCTATGCAGATTGGCAAGTATCATGGCATAACAGGTGGCATAtgttatttttaggtatttgcaACACAGGTTTAAATAAAACCTTGTTTTAAAGCAAACGTCTACTCAGTTCTTGGCAGACCCCTATCTACTCCTGACTATATAAACACCTGCATCTAAAAGCAGAAGTTCGTCTGACTCTTTCATTCCTCTTATTGCTGACCAATGCTACTTTCAAATCATTTCTATTTCCCATTCAACCACACATACCTGTAAATAAAGGGAAGAATTAGAGCCGTGGGACATCTTTTGCACCATCCCATCCTTTTGTAGGATGCATTCCTCCAAGTGAATCACATTTGGATGTTGGCTCTTGATACTGCTTAGTGCCCAGAACTCACGCAGGGCTAGTTCAACATTTTCAGGTGCATGGCATCGAATTTTCTTCACTGCCACCCGTGCAGAGGTCTTTCTGATGACTGCTTCATATACAACACCGTAACTACCTCGGCCTACCTCCCGTATTAGATCGTACTTTGGCTGGCTACTCACCATCTTCAAGGTCAAGGTTTCTGGAAAAATCAACAAAGTGCTCTGTTGACATTAAGTCTGCCTACTGGCTTGTATTTCTTCTTATGCACGATTTAGTTATCATCTGTCTCACTGTTTGCAGTGCTTGAACGATATTTGCCACACACTGGACAAATCTAAATATCTTAATAATAGTAAACCAGGTAACACTAATGTAGTACTTACCATGTATCAGGAACTGTTCCAAGCAGTTTATAATATtaagttcatttaatcctcacaacagcattatgaggtagatactattatggtcattttatagatgaggaaactaaagcacagttTAAGCaacatgcccaaggtcaaacagctagtaACTGGTGGACctgggatttgaaaccaggcCATCTGGCTCTGACAGCCTTCATTTTAACCACTACACTATACTGCCTCTTACATGAACTGCTTCAAAACATCACTgctaaaaataaaccaaaaaattcagtatttatttactgattgtgaaaaaacaaacaaaactccagctTCTCCTGAAAACTGACACACACATAAAAGGTCATAAAAAtggcaaaaccaaaaaccaacccTGACAGTTAGAAATACAAAAACCTGGCTTATGCTTAGGGACTGAAAGTGAACAAGATCACATATAGAAGTGAAAATGTgcagttgtttttattatttaaaagtaaatggtcAAACTGTGcatgttcttattttaattttgtttatgttatttccttatttcttgcaaaataaatgaagatacaGTTTGtggagaaaaatgtttctttaaagatAAAGTTACTTCGAATACGGTTaaattttgctgttgttttagcAACAGTTATTTAGATCTAGGTCATTTTTGCCAACGAAAACTGTCCTGCATCTTAAGGGGTTCTCTGAGGGAGTTCTTTGGAATTCAATTTGATAAATCATTTAAAGGCAGGAGCAAAGGCCCTACACGGAAACGCTCACGTGTTGAATCAAGAAAGTCTAAAGTGTGCCTCCTCACTCTCCGAAGAATGTCAAGATTCTGAAGAGCTTCAGGAACAAATTCTCATTTGTAGAATGACAGCATGGGCAAGAAAAGTAACCTGAGATTGAACAATTTTTATATTGTACAGTTTAGGGGAACATAAAGCTACCTACACTAGAGCCTGTGAAATTGCGACCGGCTATTTTAAGTCCATAGGAtagatttaataaagaaaatgaaagcttcTGAGATTGCTTCTTAGTCCCACTTCCTCTAACTGGACACCCACTCTTCAAATTCCTGCAGTATTTCCTAGGGTCTGATTTCCTGCCACAGAATCCTCTGCCCCAGCTACACAGTGGACATTCCTGTTCTCCGTGGATCGCCAACTCCTATCCATCTCAAAGTGGCTCGTGCCTTTGAAGCTGCCCCATATCCCCATACGAGAGAGTCCCTGaataagagggagggagggtgtttATGCAATCCTTGAGATCCTGGGTCAAAACACAGCACGGTGATGCATCCCGCGCGAACCTCGGGGACTTGGGACGGCATCCCCCGGGCCCCCGCGCCTCCCGGGCGCACCCAGCGCTCGGACTCGGGCCGGCCGGGCCGTACACCTGCTGGCGCCCGGGAAGGGCCAGTCCTAGGCAGAGGTGTTGCCCGACGCGGCGGCTCAGGGCCCCGCTCATTGGCCAAGTATcaagccctccccctccccggctACTTCCAGATGAAACCCGGAGGGGATCCTGCCGGGGCCCTTCACCCCGAGGAGCCAGTCCTGCAGCTGCCCGACTCCTCGGGGCCAGCGACTGACGCCTGGGGAGGAGGCCACGGGCAGAAGAGAAGGCTGCTGCTGGGGCCGGAGGCCTGAGGCGCGCGGGGCCTTCCCCGGGATGCCTCCGCTGACAGCTCTGTGACAGGCCTCCTGGGGCAGGAGGCACGTGCAGAGCCCTCGGCTCTGCAGCAAAGCCTCTCTGCCACGCCGAGGGGCCAGATTTACCTCAGGGTAGCCGCCGCCGCTTCTCCCTCTCACGGGCTCTGCAGGCCGCCATTATCAGGCTGCTCGCGCCTCCGCCGCCGCGGCCTCCAGTCAGAGGCCGGCGCGCGCCCCCGTGGTGCGCGCGGACACACCCCCTTACGCCGCGAGACCACGCCCCCCTCCGACTCTCCGTAGCGTGAGCCGGGACGCCAAGCGCCGGTCCTACTGGGCGCGTGCCCGGCGCTCCGCTGGCATGCTCCCGGCTCCCGTGGCTTTCCCGAGCCGGGAGTCGCGGAAGGGGTGCGCGCTCCGGAACGCACCACTCGTGCCCCTCCCCGCAGGGGTGGCTGGGATCGGGGAAGCCCACTCTACACCCAGGGCTTGGTCGCCTTCCAGCCGCAGCGGGTGTCTACGGCCCGCGGCCCCGGAGTGGTCCCCCGCAGCAGGTCCGGGCCGGGGGCGGTGCGCGCGCCTGGtgcgcctcccctcccccgctccgCCCCCATTTCCGACCTACCGAGCTGCGGGCAGGTGTGCGGGGTCGCTGGGGTGGAACGCCTGGTGCATCTTCCTCCGCGCGGGCCTGGGATGcctgcggtaagcgggcctcttcCGCGGAGGCGCGGGGAGGCGCAGCCCGAGCTGGGAGGCCTGGCTTCCGCCCCACCTGGAGGAAGGCTGCACCTTTTGTCAGAGTCACTGAGCCATGTTTGCGGGCGGTGCAGTTGCCgaggcggcagcggcggcggcggcgcggggctgGGTGCGATCATCTGGGAAGACGCCGTCCCCTGCTCCGCTGGCGCGGTGGTATCTCCCTTAAAGAAGCCGGCGCCTCGTTGTTCCGGGGCTCGGCAGCTGCGAGTCGGAGGCGCCCTGCCCCCGGCGGGAAGGAAGGGGCCGCGGCGCCGGAGCTTGGCTCTTGCAGCGCGCGCACACCCTGCCTGGCGGCGACACCCTCGAACTCCTCGTGGAGAGTTGGGATGCCCCCCGCTTGTTCAGCTAGCGACGGAGGTCGGGGCCGGCCGGGGCCGGGATTGACAGCGAGGACAGCCGTTTTCGGGGCCCGACGGTCAGCCTGAGGCACTGGGGCACCCCACAGCCGTCAGCCAGATCCAGGCCCGCGTTCGCCTGCCAGCAGCCCGGGACTGTCAGTTGCTCAGAGACCCGGACCAATCGGTCATTCAGTTCGTTTCACAGATCAGTAAGCAACCGCCAGAAATGTCCATTCCTTCTTCGCCGATTTAATCTGCACCTACTGTTTGTCAATAAAGGGGTTGTTCCTCTTCGCAGTGCTGTATAAGGCACAATGTGCAAAGAATTTCTTGTTACTGCTCTCAAGGATCAACCAATTACCCGTTCTATTTTCTGTTCTCCATTTATGGACCTTCTCCCGAGAGTCTGGGACTGGGTTAAGTCTTTAAGTGATCTCTCCTATAATCCTAACCAAACCCTACGAGGGCAGGGTTTATTACTAACCCCGtttttacaggtaaggaagctGACCTCTGCCTTATTTGACGGAAAGGTGTctgttttggggtggggggcacctgcCTTGAATACCCACTCACCTGGTGTAAACCCTcctacccccccccaaaaaaaacccaaaaaaacccctgCTCGGTAATCTGCTCAGACTTGTCCTGAGTGCAGTGTACCAGTCTTCAGCTGTCAGCTGGGAATACTGATGTATTCTGTTTTGGTTTCTGCCCTTGAGAACAGGGGGAAAGTAGAGGCCTCTGTGTAGACAGCTACCTACCTGTGTGTAACTGATCAGAATCTGGGGAGGGGTATTTCTTTGGTCAAAGgagccttttctttttgtttgtctctttgtctCAGTCATTAAATACAGGAATCTCTCCTCTCAAGATGGTTGCAGAACTTGAAATCCACTTCCATAACTCCAGAGTTATGGAACTGGTTCTGAAGTCTGTGAGGTACATGTTTAAATAATTTGGGGTGTCCTCTTTAGGAAAAAGATTACAAAATGGACCTGTGAATACATTGCTGGGGCCTTGGAAAGGGTCTCTGTGAGGGActctgaagcttaagcttcagaaTAAATCTGTCCTGAAGATTacattatatcattatatttgcCCATAAGCCTTTTACTAGGCTGAGAGTTCCTGGGGACAGGAACCTTGTCTGTGATTCATTTCTGCATCCTCCTTTATCTGATATCATACCAAAATACTCCTGAGGATAGCATtgtcatacattgctgatgggaaggCAAAATGATGTAACTCTAACTAAGGTAATTTGGCAATCTATAGCCACATTACATATGTATCTACTCTTTCACCCAGTAAACCTAGGTCAGGGCTAAACTTGCAAGAATCTATCCTAGTGATATATTGGCAAAATACAAAAAGCTCTGTGCGCAAGGCTATTTATTCATTATGGCATTATTTTtatagcaaaagattggaaactgCTTCTGTCAGTTAAGAACTAGCTGAATAATTATAGTACAAACAGGATGGAGTGCTATGCAGCTGTAAAAAGATATGTGGAAGAGTTCTTATATATACtgataaaacagaaactaatatGTAGTGATGCCCATATACATTAAGGGAAATAAGATGCATAGTAGCGTTTATAGTATGCTATCTTCTGTGTAAGTGGgaagatataaatatacattaattgcttatatttaaaagttaaacaatagaaaactaaactCAGTCTTCTAAAAATTGCTATGTGGGATGGAGTGGGTAGGGATGGAAATGAGACTTCTGtgaatatacattattatatagtTACTATTTTGGAACCTTGTAAATGTTGCATATTTATAAAACAgttcaataaaaagaataaaacactccataaaaattaaaaacaaatggagggacttccctggtggcacagtggttaagaatccacctaaccaatgcgggggacatgggttcaatccctggtctgggaggatcccacatgctgcggagcaactaaccccctgtgcacagctactgagcctgtgctctagagcccacgagccacaactgccgagacccgcgcgtctggagccagtgctctgcgaagggagaagccaccacaatgagagaggcccgcacaccacagtgaagagtggcccccgcttgctgcggCTTGAGagggcctgcatgcagcaatgaagacccaaacgtagccaaagatagataaataaataaattttttaaaaaaacaaatggaaacaaatgaaGTGGTATAACTACacagggaaaataatttcaagtgGCTTTATAAGTATTTTGACTGTACCTC
This sequence is a window from Physeter macrocephalus isolate SW-GA chromosome 3, ASM283717v5, whole genome shotgun sequence. Protein-coding genes within it:
- the PDIK1L gene encoding serine/threonine-protein kinase PDIK1L isoform X1; amino-acid sequence: MIAPSPAPPPPLPPRQLHRPQTWLSDSDKRCSLPPGGAEARPPSSGCASPRLRGRGPLTAGIPGPRGGRCTRRSTPATPHTCPQLETLTLKMVSSQPKYDLIREVGRGSYGVVYEAVIRKTSARVAVKKIRCHAPENVELALREFWALSSIKSQHPNVIHLEECILQKDGMVQKMSHGSNSSLYLQLVETSLKGEIAFDPRSAYYLWFVMDFCDGGDMNEYLLSRKPNRKTNTSFMLQLSSALAFLHKNQIIHRDLKPDNILISQSRLDTSDLEPTLKVADFGLSKVCSAFGQNPEEPVSVNKCFLSTACGTDFYMAPEVWEGHYTAKADIFALGIIIWAMLERITFIDTETKKELLGSYVKQGTEIVPVGEALLENPKMELLIPVKKKSMNGRMKQLIKEMLAANPQDRPDAFELELRLVQIAFKDSSWET
- the PDIK1L gene encoding serine/threonine-protein kinase PDIK1L isoform X2, yielding MVSSQPKYDLIREVGRGSYGVVYEAVIRKTSARVAVKKIRCHAPENVELALREFWALSSIKSQHPNVIHLEECILQKDGMVQKMSHGSNSSLYLQLVETSLKGEIAFDPRSAYYLWFVMDFCDGGDMNEYLLSRKPNRKTNTSFMLQLSSALAFLHKNQIIHRDLKPDNILISQSRLDTSDLEPTLKVADFGLSKVCSAFGQNPEEPVSVNKCFLSTACGTDFYMAPEVWEGHYTAKADIFALGIIIWAMLERITFIDTETKKELLGSYVKQGTEIVPVGEALLENPKMELLIPVKKKSMNGRMKQLIKEMLAANPQDRPDAFELELRLVQIAFKDSSWET